Proteins encoded together in one Anaerococcus murdochii window:
- a CDS encoding helix-turn-helix transcriptional regulator, producing the protein MFGIFNKYQKNSMYRKLFAYMIILAGLLLFFIVIAMVLFDQYKNVRKTYIKSLDIQMSMLDKEINSYFDKSAISAMHLSQESRDYLENLLEEEGVSFEDLRDNQKLLTKLQDRIFENLKSSMLYADVSGAFVLWNTTVNSHNDGAQNSRSGLYLKLDSRSLNESSVTVYRGDADVGRIHKAMPHRKWKLEYDISRIPSYAKLAENVNNSLYESYMISKVFELAGTNQKVMLISLPIIGEDGTIYGTCGFEVEEMFFKEKIAQPSNLKKLTSIFLPVVDKNIDTKKALSSGTEDGYYYLPEDILEIKDYSRGLKEFAGKKSTYIGLEREISLIENGEKSMIVCMIPMEDYRKDVIRNITNLTISVVLFLFFAIVISWTFTRRYISPITDGLALIENQGKILDEKYMREISESGFYEINQFIKTIREKMQGKPIKGLPNYLEYKFKKFIEATSSLTPAELNVLVLLIKGYDVDQLPEILYISKSTAKHHILKIYKKLNVSSRGELLLYLDLIKGCGMVDQIIGNTNEEKNGPMKK; encoded by the coding sequence TTGTTTGGTATATTTAATAAATATCAAAAAAATTCCATGTATAGGAAATTATTTGCCTACATGATAATACTTGCAGGTCTTTTATTGTTTTTTATCGTCATAGCCATGGTCTTATTCGACCAGTATAAAAATGTCAGAAAAACTTATATAAAAAGTCTTGATATACAAATGTCTATGCTAGATAAAGAAATCAATAGTTATTTTGATAAATCAGCCATATCTGCCATGCATTTATCTCAAGAATCAAGGGATTATCTAGAAAATCTATTAGAAGAAGAAGGAGTAAGTTTTGAGGATTTAAGGGATAATCAAAAACTTTTAACCAAGCTTCAAGACAGGATTTTTGAAAATTTAAAAAGCTCTATGCTTTATGCGGATGTTTCAGGTGCCTTCGTCTTGTGGAATACAACTGTAAATTCCCATAATGATGGAGCCCAAAATTCTAGGTCTGGCCTGTATTTGAAACTAGATTCTAGGAGTTTGAATGAGTCTTCTGTTACAGTTTATAGGGGAGACGCTGATGTAGGCAGGATTCATAAGGCCATGCCTCATAGAAAATGGAAATTAGAATATGATATATCTAGGATTCCTAGCTATGCTAAGCTTGCTGAAAATGTAAATAATTCCTTGTATGAGTCATATATGATTAGCAAGGTCTTTGAGCTTGCAGGAACCAATCAAAAAGTAATGCTGATAAGTTTGCCTATAATAGGTGAGGATGGGACAATTTATGGAACATGCGGTTTTGAAGTAGAAGAGATGTTTTTTAAAGAAAAAATAGCCCAGCCAAGTAATTTAAAAAAATTAACTTCAATTTTTTTGCCGGTCGTTGATAAAAATATAGATACTAAAAAGGCTTTAAGTAGCGGTACTGAAGATGGGTATTATTATCTGCCAGAAGATATTCTAGAAATTAAAGATTATTCGAGAGGTTTAAAGGAATTTGCTGGCAAGAAGTCTACCTATATTGGTCTTGAAAGGGAAATATCCTTGATAGAAAATGGCGAAAAATCTATGATTGTTTGTATGATTCCCATGGAAGATTATCGTAAGGATGTCATTAGAAATATTACAAACCTCACTATATCAGTAGTTTTATTTTTATTCTTTGCAATAGTTATAAGTTGGACTTTTACTCGTAGATACATAAGTCCTATTACTGATGGCCTTGCCCTTATTGAAAACCAGGGAAAAATCCTAGATGAGAAATATATGCGTGAAATATCTGAGTCTGGTTTTTATGAAATAAATCAATTTATTAAAACCATCAGGGAAAAAATGCAGGGTAAGCCTATCAAAGGCCTACCAAATTACTTGGAATATAAGTTTAAAAAATTCATTGAAGCAACATCAAGTCTCACTCCTGCAGAGCTAAATGTCTTAGTTCTTTTGATAAAGGGTTATGACGTAGACCAGCTACCTGAAATACTCTACATTAGCAAGAGTACTGCCAAACACCATATTTTAAAAATTTATAAAAAACTAAATGTATCATCCAGGGGAGAATTGCTCCTCTACCTTGACCTAATCAAGGGCTGCGGCATGGTTGATCAGATAATAGGCAATACCAATGAAGAAAAGAACGGGCCAATGAAAAAATAG